A window from Salvia miltiorrhiza cultivar Shanhuang (shh) chromosome 2, IMPLAD_Smil_shh, whole genome shotgun sequence encodes these proteins:
- the LOC131007935 gene encoding leucine-rich repeat receptor-like serine/threonine-protein kinase BAM3 gives MEKMFDCIFAYAFLISITFQMLSSESKQPMSLATDRTSLLSLKQHITSDPSLLLSTNWTNSSSVCSWIGVTCSLRHQRVAALNLSNMALSGTIPPPLGHLSFLVSLDLTSNLFHGDLPQELSLLRRLKFISFRLNNFTGDFPPMFGQLPKLEYLNLRNNSFIGFIPKSLSNLANLQFLSLSSNSLSGEIPKEFGRFRSLQTLSVAFNHLSGAIPSAIFNISTLVSIALSHNYELSGSLPTDMCSNLPSLTVLRLSDNRLSGAIPTNVSQCSRLEVLGLSYNSFSGQIPQKSDT, from the coding sequence ATGGAGAAAATGTTTGATTGCATTTTTGCATATGCATTCCTAATTAGCATAACCTTCCAAATGCTTTCTTCTGAATCCAAACAACCTATGAGCCTTGCAACTGATCGAACTTCCCTTCTTTCACTCAAACAACACATCACCTCCGATCCTTCTCTTTTACTTTCAACTAATTGGACCAATTCGAGTTCCGTCTGCAGCTGGATTGGCGTCACTTGCAGCTTGCGCCACCAACGAGTAGCTGCCTTGAATCTCTCCAACATGGCTCTCTCCGGCACCATTCCACCACCGCTCGGACACCTCTCCTTCCTCGTCTCCCTCGACCTCACCAGCAACCTTTTCCATGGAGACTTGCCTCAGGAGCTGTCTCTCCTTCGCCGTTTGAAGTTCATATCTTTCCGGCTCAACAACTTCACCGGAGACTTCCCTCCGATGTTCGGTCAGTTACCAAAACTAGAGTACTTGAATTTACGCAACAATAGCTTCATAGGTTTCATCCCAAAATCGCTCTCAAACCTCGCAAACCTACAATTTCTAAGCTTATCTTCCAATTctctaagtggagaaattccaaaaGAGTTTGGGAGATTTCGAAGTCTACAAACTCTGTCGGTTGCATTCAATCATCTGTCAGGTGCTATACCATCAGCCATATTCAACATATCGACCCTTGTATCTATAGCTTTGTCACACAATTATGAATTGAGTGGAAGTCTTCCAACGGACATGTGCAGTAATCTTCCATCTCTTACTGTGCTTCGTCTTTCTGATAATCGGTTGAGTGGTGCGATTCCCACAAATGTATCCCAATGTTCACGACTAGAGGTTTTGGGCCTCTCTTATAACTCTTTTAGTGGGCAGATACCTCAGAAATCGGATACTTAA